The following are from one region of the Centroberyx gerrardi isolate f3 chromosome 16, fCenGer3.hap1.cur.20231027, whole genome shotgun sequence genome:
- the fbxl3l gene encoding F-box/LRR-repeat protein 3, with protein MKRGRISIKSKCQTFSSHEERAKRRKSGASGFTSIPGHPGRSLEDWGNLPHHVVLQIFQHLSLVDRARASSVCRRWNDVFHIPDLWRRFEFELNQPATSYLRSTHPDLIQQIIKKHAQHLQYVSFKVDSCTESAEAACDILSQLVNCTIKTLGLISTARPSFMDVSQSHFASALTVVFVNSKSLSSIKINDTPVDDPSLKVLVANNSDTLKLLKMSSCPHVSPAGILCVADQCHGLRELALNYHLLSDELLLALSSEKHVHLEHLRIDVVSENPGQTHFHSIKRSSWEALVRHSPKVNIVMYFFLYEEEFEPFFREETPVTHLYFGRAVSKEMLGRIGLNCPRLVELVVCANGLEPLDEELIRIAERCKSLTAIGLGECEVTCSGFVEFVKMCGGRLTQLSIMEEVLIPDSSYNMEQIHSEVSKHLGRMWFPDMMPTW; from the exons ATGAAACGAGGAAGGATAAGCATCAAATCGAAGTGCCAGACCTTCTCCAGCCATGAGGAGCGGGCCAAGAGACGCAAGAGCGGGGCTTCCGGTTTCACCTCGATTCCCGGCCACCCAGGCAGGTCGCTGGAGGACTGGGGCAACCTGCCGCACCACGTGGTCCTGCAGATCTTCCAGCACCTGTCCCTGGTGGACCGGGCCAGGGCCTCGTCTGTGTGCCGGCGCTGGAACGACGTCTTTCACATCCCTGACCTGTGGCGGAGGTTCGAGTTTGAGCTCAACCAGCCGGCCACGTCTTACTTGCGCTCCACTCACCCTGACCTCATCCAGCAGATCATCAAGAAGCACGCCCAGCACCTGCAGTACGTCAGCTTCAAG GTGGACAGCTGCACAGAGTCTGCAGAGGCGGCTTGTGACATTCTCTCCCAGCTGGTGAACTGCACCATTAAGACCTTGGGGCTGATCTCAACAGCACGGCCCAGCTTCATGGACGTGTCTCAG TCCCACTTTGCGTCGGCACTGACAGTGGTGTTCGTCAACTCCAAGTCCCTGTCCTCCATCAAGATCAACGACACGCCAGTGGACGACCCGTCCCTGAAGGTGCTGGTGGCCAACAACAGCGACACCCTGAAGCTGCTGAAGATGAGCAGCTGTCCCCACGTCTCCCCAGCAG gtaTCCTGTGTGTGGCAGACCAGTGCCACGGACTCAGGGAGCTGGCGTTGAACTACCATCTGCTGAGTGATGAGCTCCTGCTTGCCCTCTCCTCTGAAAAGCACGTCCACCTGGAGCACCTGCGCATAGACGTGGTGAGCGAGAACCCCGGCCAGACGCACTTCCACTCCATCAAGAGGAGCAGCTGGGAGGCCTTGGTCCGGCATTCGCCCAAGGTCAACATCGTCATGTACTTCTTCCTCTACGAGGAGGAGTTCGAGCCCTTCTTCCGCGAGGAGACCCCCGTCACCCACCTGTACTTCGGCCGGGCGGTCAGCAAAGAGATGCTGGGCCGCATCGGGCTGAACTGTCCCCGGCTGGTGGAGCTGGTGGTGTGCGCCAACGGCCTGGAGCCGCTGGACGAGGAGCTGATCCGCATAGCCGAACGCTGCAAGAGCTTGACGGCCATCGGGCTCGGCGAGTGCGAAGTGACCTGTAGCGGCTTTGTGGAGTTTGTGAAGATGTGCGGGGGTCGGCTGACTCAGCTGTCAATCATGGAAGAGGTGTTGATCCCGGACAGCAGCtacaacatggagcagatcCACAGCGAGGTGTCCAAGCACCTGGGCCGCATGTGGTTCCCTGATATGATGCCCACCTGGTAG
- the atp10b gene encoding phospholipid-transporting ATPase VB isoform X1, which yields MTWSSPLALLRDALRGQRARERDLRTLVSNLPYEGLEKKKQPNRYFPGNAIKTTKYSLLLFIPMNLFEQFHRLANIYFVGLAILNFVPVVNAFEPEVALIPICVILALTALKDGWEDFRRYQSDRKLNNTPCFIYRREEKQFVERRWKDVKVGDFVRVVYNEIVPADLLLLHTSDPNGVCLIETANLDGETNLKQRRVVPGVSASTSEFEPESFNGIVVCERPNNNLNHFKCYVEKPDKAKTGIGIESLLLRGCTVRNTDHAAGFVVYAAYGASVIDDNWTFRSHVQGHETKSMLNNNGPRYKRSKLERKLNTDVIFCVILLFAMCLAGALGHFFWLQALPSVPPYLVPNSQGHLDAPALSSFYMFFTMIILLQVLIPISLYVSIELVKIGQIFFITNDIDLYDEELDSRVQCRALNIPEDLGQIEYIFSDKTGTLTENKMVFRRCTIMGTEYPHREKNLAIRLDEPDSEEEVIFNRRPRSPQSGWTLDTEDTDPEDTQHYHGNRRRSKVAASAQRDVAFSSPLETEVVPDRKLLQQIRRTENSSSSQKIDPYLDFFLSLAICNTVVVSTATAQRQRMSEYPRSCQSNNPLDTLSYLARKVGSLRQTIASWQPMSRRSRSLSESSVIEEDCYNASAKTDESGGLNTTKAALHTESQSSKPAVTSDKLCYEAESPDEAALVYAAKAYGFTLLARTPGSVTVRLPGGEELLFEVLDTLTFDSHRKRMSVLVRHPITRELVLYTKGADYAIMELLGTPYAEQLSGNQKSIAADTQKHLDQYAKEGLRTLCFTKKVLSEKAYKDWSASRQKALAAIDNREELIMDSAAHLETDLTLLGATGIEDRLQESVPDTIVALREAGIQVWVLTGDKPETAVNIAYACRLLDEGDLVINMSSKNKLMCASVLDCALEEVRRYGDDPLAPTIALVIDGRTLAMALESDLRDRFVDLARRCRSVLCCRVTPLQKSTVVKVIREKLKVMTLAVGDGANDVNMIQAADVGIGISGQEGMQAVMASDFAISRFKHLKKLLLVHGHWCYTRLANMIIYFFYKNVAYVNLLFWYQFFCGFSGTTMIDYWLLIFFNLFFTSAPPVMFGIMDKDVSAEMLLGLPALYRTGQGAGEYKFSTFWIAMLDAFYQSLVCFFIPYWAYQDSDIDVFTFGTPLNTVSLFTILLHLSIEIKTWTVVHWVIMLGSVAVYFIVTLAYSAICITCNPPSDPYWILQSQMADPMFYLICIITTVLALLPRYMFHVLRNTLAPSLLVRARHLDRLDPSVRERWIKEWRSFRSPGDVGLSGRSASPSPTPETSTDIFPPSSDPSDITEAEITLNVITESYQSPLRL from the exons ATGACGTGGAGCAGCCCACTGGCCCTGCTGCGGGACGCCCTGAGAGGTCAGAGGGCAAGGGAGAGGGACCTCCGCACCTTGGTGTCCAACCTGCCCTACGAGGGcctggagaagaagaaacaaccCAACCGCTACTTCCCCGGCAACGCCATCAAAACCACCAAGTActcgctcctcctcttcatccccatgAACCTCTTCGAGCAGTTCCACCGCCTGGCCAACATCTACTTCGTGGGCCTGGCTATTCTGAACTTTGTCCCCGTGGTGAACGCCTTCGAGCCCGAGGTCGCTCTAATCCCCATCTGTGTCATCCTGGCTCTGACCGCCTTGAAGGACGGCTGGGAGGACTTCAGGAGGTACCAGTCCGACAGGAAGCTCAACAACACGCCGTGCTTCATCTACCGCAG GGAAGAGAAGCAGTTTGTTGAGAGGCGTTGGAAGGATGTGAAAGTGGGAGACTTTGTGAGGGTGGTTTACAATGAGATCGTCCCGGCGGACCTCCTGCTCCTGCACACGTCTGACCCGAACGGAGTGTGTCTCATAGAGACGGCCAACCTGGATGGAGAGACCAACCTGAAACAAAGGAGGGTGGTGCCTGGCGTCTCCGCCTCG ACTTCCGAATTCGAGCCTGAAAGCTTCAACGGCATTGTCGTGTGCGAAAGGCCCAACAACAATCTGAATCATTTCAAGTGTTATGT AGAGAAACCTGATAAGGCGAAGACGGGCATTGGAATTGAGAGTCTGCTGCTTAGAGGCTGCACAGTGAGAAACACCGACCATGCTGCCGGCTTCGTGGTGTACGCAG CTTATGGAGCGTCTGTTATTGATGACAACTGGACCTTTCGATCCCATGTCCAAGGCCATGAAACCAAGTCCATGCTCAACAACAACGGGCCGAGATACAAGCGCAGCAAACTAGAGCGGAAGCTGAACACCGACGTCATCTTCTGCGTCATCCTGCTCTTCGCCATGTGTCTCGCCGGAGCACTAG GTCACTTCTTTTGGCTGCAGGCGCTGCCCAGCGTGCCCCCGTACCTGGTGCCCAACAGCCAGGGACACCTCGACGCTCCCGCTCTGTCCAGCTTCTACATGTTCTTCACTATGATCATCCTGCTGCAG gtcctGATACCTATCTCCCTCTATGTGTCCATTGAGCTGGTCAAGATCGGCCAGATCTTCTTCATCACCAATGACATTGATCTGTACGATGAGGAGCTGGACAGCCGTGTGCAGTGCCGGGCCCTGAACATCCCAGAGGACCTGGGCCAGATTGAGTATATCTTCTCAGACAAGACTGGCACCCTCACTGAGAACAAGATGGTGTTCCGCCGATGCACCATCATGGGCACTGAGTACCCGCATCGCGAGAAAAACCTTG CCATCCGCCTTGATGAGCCAGATTCAGAGGAGGAGGTCATCTTCAACCGGCGGCCGCGGTCCCCACAGTCAGGATGGACCCTGGATACTGAGGACACTGACCCTGAAGACACACAAcattaccatggcaaccgaCGCAGGAGCAAGGTCGCAGCAAGCGCCCAGAGGGATGTGGCCTTCAGCAGTCCACTG GAAACCGAGGTGGTTCCAGACAGGAAGCTGCTTCAGCAGATTAGACGGAcggagaacagcagcagcagccagaagATAGATCCCTACCTGgacttttttctgtctctcgccATTTGCAACACGGTGGTGGTTTCCACGGCAACAGctcagagacagagg ATGAGTGAATATCCACgctcctgtcagtcaaacaacCCTTTAGACACCTTATCCTACTTGGCCAGAAAGGTTGGCTCCCTTCGCCAAACCATCGCCTCCTGGCAGCCCATGTCCAGGAGGAGCCGCTCTTTGTCTGAGAGCTCAGTTATAGAGGAGGACTGTTATAATGCTTCTGCAAAAACGGATGAGTCTGGAGGCCTCAACACAACAAAAGCTGCGCTCCATACCGAGTCCCAGAGCAGCAAGCCGGCGGTGACCTCGGATAAGCTGTGCTATGAGGCGGAGAGCCCGGACGAGGCAGCCTTGGTGTACGCAGCCAAGGCGTATGGCTTCACTCTGCTGGCCAGGACCCCCGGCAGTGTGACTGTGAGGCTCCCAGGTGGGGAGGAGCTGCTGTTTGAGGTGCTGGACACCTTGACTTTTGACTCCCACAGGAAGAGGATGTCTGTTTTGGTGCGACACCCGATCACCAGAGAGCTCGTGCTCTACACTAAAGGTGCCGACTATGCTATCATGGAGCTACTTGGCACACCCTATGCAG AGCAACTCAGTGGGAACCAGAAGAGTATTGCAGCAGACACTCAGAAACACCTTGACCAGTATGCAAAGGAGGGGCTGCGAACCCTTTGCTTTACAAAGAAG GTGCTGAGTGAGAAGGCGTATAAAGACTGGTCAGCCAGCAGACAGAAAGCTCTGGCTGCTATAGACAACAGAGAGGAGCTCATCATGGACTCTGCTGCGCACCTCGAGACAGACCTCACCCTGTTAG GGGCCACGGGCATCGAGGACCGTCTGCAGGAGAGCGTCCCTGACACCATTGTGGCGCTGCGGGAGGCAGGGATCCAGGTGTGGGTGCTGACTGGTGACAAGCCGGAGACAGCTGTCAACATCGCCTATGCCTGCAGGCTGTTGGATGAGGGAGACCTGGTGATTAACATGAGCTCCAAGAACAAG cTCATGTGTGCGTCCGTCCTGGACTGCGCTCTGGAGGAGGTGAGGCGGTACGGGGACGACCCGCTGGCCCCCACCATCGCCCTGGTGATCGACGGACGCACGCTGGCCATGGCTCTGGAGTCGGACCTGCGGGACCGCTTCGTGGACCTGGCCCGGCGCTGCCGCTCGGTGCTCTGCTGCAGAGTCACGCCCCTGCAGAAGAGCACCGTGGTCAAGGTCATCAGGGAGAAACTCAAGGTCATGACCCTCGCCGTTG GTGATGGTGCTAATGATGTCAACATGATCCAAGCGGCTGATGTCGGCATTGGGATATCCGGTCAGGAGGGGATGCAG GCGGTCATGGCAAGTGACTTTGCCATATCCCGCTTCAAACACCTGAAAAAGCTTCTGCTGGTTCACGGACACTGGTGCTACACTAGACTAGCAAACATGATCATTTACTTCTTCTACAAGAACGTG GCCTACGTGAACCTGCTGTTCTGGTATCAGTTCTTCTGCGGCTTCTCTGGCACCACCATGATAGACTACTGGCTACTGATTTTCTTCAACCTCTTCTTTACCTCCGCCCCGCCCGTCATGTTCGGGATAATGGACAAAGATGTGTCCGCGGAGATGCTGCTGGGTCTTCCTGCACTGTACAGGACTGGGCAGGGCGCAGGG gaATATAAATTTTCAACATTCTGGATTGCCATGCTAGATGCCTTCTATCAAAGTCTGGTGTGCTTCTTTATTCCATACTGG GCTTACCAAGATTCAGACATTGATGTTTTTACCTTTGGAACTCCTTTGAACACAGTTTCGTTATTTACCATCCTCCTGCATCTGTCTATCGAGATCAAAACCTGG ACGGTGGTTCACTGGGTAATCATGCTGGGCAGTGTGGCGGTGTACTTCATCGTGACCCTGGCCTACAGCGCCATCTGCATTACCTGTAACCCTCCCTCCGACCCGTACTGGATCCTCCAGAGCCAGATGGCGGACCCCATGTTCTATCTTATCTGCATCATCACCACCGTGTTGGCTTTGCTGCCCAG GTACATGTTCCACGTGCTGAGGAACACTCTCGCCCCCTCCCTGCTCGTGCGAGCCAGGCATCTGGACCGGTTGGACCCCTCCGTTAGGGAGCGGTGGATCAAGGAGTGGAGGAGCTTCAGGAGCCCGGGGGACGTCGGGCTCTCTGGGCggtctgcctctccctctcccaccccgGAGACCTCGACGGACATCTTTCCCCCGTCTTCAGACCCCTCTGACATCACCGAGGCTGAAATCACGCTGAACGTCATCACTGAGAGCTATCAAAGCCCCCTGCGGCTCTGA
- the atp10b gene encoding phospholipid-transporting ATPase VB isoform X2, whose product MTWSSPLALLRDALRGQRARERDLRTLVSNLPYEGLEKKKQPNRYFPGNAIKTTKYSLLLFIPMNLFEQFHRLANIYFVGLAILNFVPVVNAFEPEVALIPICVILALTALKDGWEDFRRYQSDRKLNNTPCFIYRREEKQFVERRWKDVKVGDFVRVVYNEIVPADLLLLHTSDPNGVCLIETANLDGETNLKQRRVVPGVSASTSEFEPESFNGIVVCERPNNNLNHFKCYVEKPDKAKTGIGIESLLLRGCTVRNTDHAAGFVVYAGHETKSMLNNNGPRYKRSKLERKLNTDVIFCVILLFAMCLAGALGHFFWLQALPSVPPYLVPNSQGHLDAPALSSFYMFFTMIILLQVLIPISLYVSIELVKIGQIFFITNDIDLYDEELDSRVQCRALNIPEDLGQIEYIFSDKTGTLTENKMVFRRCTIMGTEYPHREKNLAIRLDEPDSEEEVIFNRRPRSPQSGWTLDTEDTDPEDTQHYHGNRRRSKVAASAQRDVAFSSPLETEVVPDRKLLQQIRRTENSSSSQKIDPYLDFFLSLAICNTVVVSTATAQRQRMSEYPRSCQSNNPLDTLSYLARKVGSLRQTIASWQPMSRRSRSLSESSVIEEDCYNASAKTDESGGLNTTKAALHTESQSSKPAVTSDKLCYEAESPDEAALVYAAKAYGFTLLARTPGSVTVRLPGGEELLFEVLDTLTFDSHRKRMSVLVRHPITRELVLYTKGADYAIMELLGTPYAEQLSGNQKSIAADTQKHLDQYAKEGLRTLCFTKKVLSEKAYKDWSASRQKALAAIDNREELIMDSAAHLETDLTLLGATGIEDRLQESVPDTIVALREAGIQVWVLTGDKPETAVNIAYACRLLDEGDLVINMSSKNKLMCASVLDCALEEVRRYGDDPLAPTIALVIDGRTLAMALESDLRDRFVDLARRCRSVLCCRVTPLQKSTVVKVIREKLKVMTLAVGDGANDVNMIQAADVGIGISGQEGMQAVMASDFAISRFKHLKKLLLVHGHWCYTRLANMIIYFFYKNVAYVNLLFWYQFFCGFSGTTMIDYWLLIFFNLFFTSAPPVMFGIMDKDVSAEMLLGLPALYRTGQGAGEYKFSTFWIAMLDAFYQSLVCFFIPYWAYQDSDIDVFTFGTPLNTVSLFTILLHLSIEIKTWTVVHWVIMLGSVAVYFIVTLAYSAICITCNPPSDPYWILQSQMADPMFYLICIITTVLALLPRYMFHVLRNTLAPSLLVRARHLDRLDPSVRERWIKEWRSFRSPGDVGLSGRSASPSPTPETSTDIFPPSSDPSDITEAEITLNVITESYQSPLRL is encoded by the exons ATGACGTGGAGCAGCCCACTGGCCCTGCTGCGGGACGCCCTGAGAGGTCAGAGGGCAAGGGAGAGGGACCTCCGCACCTTGGTGTCCAACCTGCCCTACGAGGGcctggagaagaagaaacaaccCAACCGCTACTTCCCCGGCAACGCCATCAAAACCACCAAGTActcgctcctcctcttcatccccatgAACCTCTTCGAGCAGTTCCACCGCCTGGCCAACATCTACTTCGTGGGCCTGGCTATTCTGAACTTTGTCCCCGTGGTGAACGCCTTCGAGCCCGAGGTCGCTCTAATCCCCATCTGTGTCATCCTGGCTCTGACCGCCTTGAAGGACGGCTGGGAGGACTTCAGGAGGTACCAGTCCGACAGGAAGCTCAACAACACGCCGTGCTTCATCTACCGCAG GGAAGAGAAGCAGTTTGTTGAGAGGCGTTGGAAGGATGTGAAAGTGGGAGACTTTGTGAGGGTGGTTTACAATGAGATCGTCCCGGCGGACCTCCTGCTCCTGCACACGTCTGACCCGAACGGAGTGTGTCTCATAGAGACGGCCAACCTGGATGGAGAGACCAACCTGAAACAAAGGAGGGTGGTGCCTGGCGTCTCCGCCTCG ACTTCCGAATTCGAGCCTGAAAGCTTCAACGGCATTGTCGTGTGCGAAAGGCCCAACAACAATCTGAATCATTTCAAGTGTTATGT AGAGAAACCTGATAAGGCGAAGACGGGCATTGGAATTGAGAGTCTGCTGCTTAGAGGCTGCACAGTGAGAAACACCGACCATGCTGCCGGCTTCGTGGTGTACGCAG GCCATGAAACCAAGTCCATGCTCAACAACAACGGGCCGAGATACAAGCGCAGCAAACTAGAGCGGAAGCTGAACACCGACGTCATCTTCTGCGTCATCCTGCTCTTCGCCATGTGTCTCGCCGGAGCACTAG GTCACTTCTTTTGGCTGCAGGCGCTGCCCAGCGTGCCCCCGTACCTGGTGCCCAACAGCCAGGGACACCTCGACGCTCCCGCTCTGTCCAGCTTCTACATGTTCTTCACTATGATCATCCTGCTGCAG gtcctGATACCTATCTCCCTCTATGTGTCCATTGAGCTGGTCAAGATCGGCCAGATCTTCTTCATCACCAATGACATTGATCTGTACGATGAGGAGCTGGACAGCCGTGTGCAGTGCCGGGCCCTGAACATCCCAGAGGACCTGGGCCAGATTGAGTATATCTTCTCAGACAAGACTGGCACCCTCACTGAGAACAAGATGGTGTTCCGCCGATGCACCATCATGGGCACTGAGTACCCGCATCGCGAGAAAAACCTTG CCATCCGCCTTGATGAGCCAGATTCAGAGGAGGAGGTCATCTTCAACCGGCGGCCGCGGTCCCCACAGTCAGGATGGACCCTGGATACTGAGGACACTGACCCTGAAGACACACAAcattaccatggcaaccgaCGCAGGAGCAAGGTCGCAGCAAGCGCCCAGAGGGATGTGGCCTTCAGCAGTCCACTG GAAACCGAGGTGGTTCCAGACAGGAAGCTGCTTCAGCAGATTAGACGGAcggagaacagcagcagcagccagaagATAGATCCCTACCTGgacttttttctgtctctcgccATTTGCAACACGGTGGTGGTTTCCACGGCAACAGctcagagacagagg ATGAGTGAATATCCACgctcctgtcagtcaaacaacCCTTTAGACACCTTATCCTACTTGGCCAGAAAGGTTGGCTCCCTTCGCCAAACCATCGCCTCCTGGCAGCCCATGTCCAGGAGGAGCCGCTCTTTGTCTGAGAGCTCAGTTATAGAGGAGGACTGTTATAATGCTTCTGCAAAAACGGATGAGTCTGGAGGCCTCAACACAACAAAAGCTGCGCTCCATACCGAGTCCCAGAGCAGCAAGCCGGCGGTGACCTCGGATAAGCTGTGCTATGAGGCGGAGAGCCCGGACGAGGCAGCCTTGGTGTACGCAGCCAAGGCGTATGGCTTCACTCTGCTGGCCAGGACCCCCGGCAGTGTGACTGTGAGGCTCCCAGGTGGGGAGGAGCTGCTGTTTGAGGTGCTGGACACCTTGACTTTTGACTCCCACAGGAAGAGGATGTCTGTTTTGGTGCGACACCCGATCACCAGAGAGCTCGTGCTCTACACTAAAGGTGCCGACTATGCTATCATGGAGCTACTTGGCACACCCTATGCAG AGCAACTCAGTGGGAACCAGAAGAGTATTGCAGCAGACACTCAGAAACACCTTGACCAGTATGCAAAGGAGGGGCTGCGAACCCTTTGCTTTACAAAGAAG GTGCTGAGTGAGAAGGCGTATAAAGACTGGTCAGCCAGCAGACAGAAAGCTCTGGCTGCTATAGACAACAGAGAGGAGCTCATCATGGACTCTGCTGCGCACCTCGAGACAGACCTCACCCTGTTAG GGGCCACGGGCATCGAGGACCGTCTGCAGGAGAGCGTCCCTGACACCATTGTGGCGCTGCGGGAGGCAGGGATCCAGGTGTGGGTGCTGACTGGTGACAAGCCGGAGACAGCTGTCAACATCGCCTATGCCTGCAGGCTGTTGGATGAGGGAGACCTGGTGATTAACATGAGCTCCAAGAACAAG cTCATGTGTGCGTCCGTCCTGGACTGCGCTCTGGAGGAGGTGAGGCGGTACGGGGACGACCCGCTGGCCCCCACCATCGCCCTGGTGATCGACGGACGCACGCTGGCCATGGCTCTGGAGTCGGACCTGCGGGACCGCTTCGTGGACCTGGCCCGGCGCTGCCGCTCGGTGCTCTGCTGCAGAGTCACGCCCCTGCAGAAGAGCACCGTGGTCAAGGTCATCAGGGAGAAACTCAAGGTCATGACCCTCGCCGTTG GTGATGGTGCTAATGATGTCAACATGATCCAAGCGGCTGATGTCGGCATTGGGATATCCGGTCAGGAGGGGATGCAG GCGGTCATGGCAAGTGACTTTGCCATATCCCGCTTCAAACACCTGAAAAAGCTTCTGCTGGTTCACGGACACTGGTGCTACACTAGACTAGCAAACATGATCATTTACTTCTTCTACAAGAACGTG GCCTACGTGAACCTGCTGTTCTGGTATCAGTTCTTCTGCGGCTTCTCTGGCACCACCATGATAGACTACTGGCTACTGATTTTCTTCAACCTCTTCTTTACCTCCGCCCCGCCCGTCATGTTCGGGATAATGGACAAAGATGTGTCCGCGGAGATGCTGCTGGGTCTTCCTGCACTGTACAGGACTGGGCAGGGCGCAGGG gaATATAAATTTTCAACATTCTGGATTGCCATGCTAGATGCCTTCTATCAAAGTCTGGTGTGCTTCTTTATTCCATACTGG GCTTACCAAGATTCAGACATTGATGTTTTTACCTTTGGAACTCCTTTGAACACAGTTTCGTTATTTACCATCCTCCTGCATCTGTCTATCGAGATCAAAACCTGG ACGGTGGTTCACTGGGTAATCATGCTGGGCAGTGTGGCGGTGTACTTCATCGTGACCCTGGCCTACAGCGCCATCTGCATTACCTGTAACCCTCCCTCCGACCCGTACTGGATCCTCCAGAGCCAGATGGCGGACCCCATGTTCTATCTTATCTGCATCATCACCACCGTGTTGGCTTTGCTGCCCAG GTACATGTTCCACGTGCTGAGGAACACTCTCGCCCCCTCCCTGCTCGTGCGAGCCAGGCATCTGGACCGGTTGGACCCCTCCGTTAGGGAGCGGTGGATCAAGGAGTGGAGGAGCTTCAGGAGCCCGGGGGACGTCGGGCTCTCTGGGCggtctgcctctccctctcccaccccgGAGACCTCGACGGACATCTTTCCCCCGTCTTCAGACCCCTCTGACATCACCGAGGCTGAAATCACGCTGAACGTCATCACTGAGAGCTATCAAAGCCCCCTGCGGCTCTGA